A region from the Brevibacterium paucivorans genome encodes:
- a CDS encoding NAD-dependent succinate-semialdehyde dehydrogenase: MSEYKVVNPANGETVKEYPTATDDQIKDALERSHKEYASWKTTPVEERVEILRKVAAIYRKRSEELAKIIQTEMGKVIPAGQGEVEISARIYEYYADNAKAFIEEEKLRGANDGDAYLLRKPTGSILGIMPWNFPYYQVARFAAPNLALGNTILLKHAPQCPSSAEVMEQIFQEAGLPADAYINIYATNEQVADVILPDPRNQGVSLTGSERAGKAVAAEAGKNLKKVVLELGGSDPYVVLDSPDVAKTADLLFNTRMGNMGQACNSPKRMIVMEDIYDDFVSSITQAAKDIAVENPWEDPGTLAPLSSTGAKERFTEQVKATVAEGATLLAGGEDYDGPGAWVRPVVLTDVKKGSRGYYEELFGPAFMVFKVSSEEEAIELANDTPFGLGSAIFSSDSSRAEKVGAQIDSGMVYINTPEETREYLPFGGVKRSGIGRELGPLAMDEFANKQLFFKKNA; the protein is encoded by the coding sequence GTGTCTGAATACAAAGTTGTAAATCCGGCAAATGGCGAAACCGTCAAAGAGTACCCCACTGCTACAGATGACCAGATCAAGGATGCTCTGGAACGTAGCCACAAGGAGTACGCAAGTTGGAAAACCACTCCGGTAGAAGAACGTGTGGAGATCCTGCGTAAGGTCGCTGCGATTTACCGGAAACGCTCGGAAGAGCTGGCGAAGATCATCCAGACTGAAATGGGTAAGGTCATTCCTGCTGGCCAGGGTGAAGTCGAAATTTCGGCTCGCATTTACGAGTACTACGCAGACAACGCCAAGGCGTTCATCGAAGAAGAAAAACTGCGTGGCGCTAACGACGGTGACGCGTACCTGTTGCGTAAACCAACCGGGTCGATTCTGGGAATCATGCCGTGGAACTTCCCGTACTACCAGGTGGCTCGTTTCGCGGCACCTAACCTGGCTCTGGGAAACACGATCCTGCTCAAGCACGCTCCACAGTGCCCGTCGTCAGCAGAAGTCATGGAACAGATCTTCCAAGAAGCTGGCCTTCCTGCCGACGCATACATCAACATCTACGCAACCAACGAACAGGTCGCAGACGTCATTCTGCCTGACCCACGCAACCAGGGCGTTTCGCTCACGGGTTCGGAACGCGCAGGTAAAGCCGTGGCCGCTGAAGCCGGAAAGAACCTCAAGAAGGTCGTCTTGGAACTTGGCGGATCTGACCCGTATGTGGTGCTGGACTCCCCAGATGTTGCCAAGACCGCAGATCTCCTGTTCAACACCCGTATGGGGAACATGGGTCAGGCGTGCAACTCGCCTAAGCGCATGATCGTCATGGAAGACATTTACGACGACTTCGTTTCTTCGATTACCCAGGCCGCTAAAGACATCGCCGTGGAGAACCCATGGGAAGACCCAGGCACGCTCGCTCCACTGTCCTCGACCGGGGCAAAGGAACGCTTTACTGAACAGGTCAAGGCGACCGTAGCTGAAGGGGCAACCCTCCTGGCTGGTGGCGAAGACTACGACGGTCCAGGTGCGTGGGTTCGCCCGGTTGTTCTCACCGACGTGAAGAAAGGGTCACGCGGATACTACGAAGAGCTCTTTGGCCCCGCGTTCATGGTGTTCAAGGTTTCGAGCGAAGAAGAAGCAATCGAACTGGCTAACGACACTCCCTTTGGTCTGGGCTCAGCGATTTTCTCCTCGGACTCATCCCGCGCAGAAAAGGTCGGAGCGCAGATCGACTCCGGAATGGTATACATCAACACTCCAGAAGAAACACGCGAATACCTGCCATTCGGTGGTGTGAAACGTTCTGGCATTGGTCGCGAACTAGGACCACTCGCAATGGACGAATTCGCAAACAAGCAACTCTTCTTTAAGAAGAACGCATAA
- a CDS encoding nuclear transport factor 2 family protein: MDIRQLALNYYATVDKGDPEATSDLFAQDATYDRPGYDTFKGEEIREFYRNSRVIESGAHTINMVVVEGSTAAVHGTFDGVLKDGTEAHEGFADFIQFNDEGLIEARRSFFYRAAV, from the coding sequence ATGGATATTCGACAGCTCGCACTCAACTACTACGCAACCGTGGACAAAGGTGACCCGGAAGCCACCTCGGACCTTTTTGCACAAGACGCAACCTACGACCGCCCCGGTTACGACACGTTCAAAGGTGAGGAAATCCGCGAGTTCTACCGCAACTCCCGCGTGATCGAATCCGGCGCTCACACCATCAACATGGTGGTCGTCGAAGGCTCCACCGCGGCCGTTCACGGCACGTTCGACGGAGTTCTCAAAGACGGCACAGAAGCCCACGAAGGGTTCGCCGACTTCATCCAGTTCAACGACGAAGGACTCATCGAAGCACGCAGGTCATTCTTCTATCGCGCAGCAGTGTGA
- a CDS encoding long-chain-fatty-acid--CoA ligase, whose amino-acid sequence MLKGRASTQGDNFPLNLTTFLTRSVSVFPEREIVHRTIDGEWQRSNYAELGRRVKKLANVLGDLGIGPGSAVGVLDWNSLRCLELYFGIPAVAATLVQLNLRLATHDLEYVVSHSGTETVFVDESLLPIAEQLAPKVYVKKWVVMTDKPSSEISTTLDNVVFFEDLMAEASEEYDFEFVEENTAAFAGYTTGTTGRPKGIFYSHRSVVLHALNLCQILSVTEADTVMPWTPMFHVMSWGFPQSGVAVGAKMVLPGKFSANDIAEVAPALVTEQVTLANGAPAIFAPVLEYLKTLDNVPDLSRLRLVSGSTAPALALIKGFKEVAGANVIHAYGASETTPLVTANVRTKPGSTLTEDEEWDLKRSQGLPSLLVEMKIVDPTGEELPRDGKSAGELLLRGPWITESYYKLDDNSDRFMDGWWRSGDVGVIEPTGHLRLTDRLKDVIKSGGEWISSIDMENSILDNDKVLEAAVIGVPDPKYQERPVAYVVPRPGSTVTQDDVYATLSDRFAKWQLPDQVIITGELPRTSVGKLDKKLLREQWNG is encoded by the coding sequence GTGCTTAAAGGACGCGCCTCAACTCAAGGCGACAACTTCCCGCTCAACCTCACCACGTTCCTGACACGTTCAGTGAGCGTGTTCCCAGAGCGTGAAATTGTCCACCGCACAATCGACGGCGAATGGCAGCGTAGCAACTACGCCGAACTGGGACGCCGCGTCAAGAAGCTGGCCAATGTGTTGGGTGACTTGGGCATTGGTCCAGGTAGTGCCGTTGGGGTGCTCGACTGGAACTCACTGAGGTGCCTGGAGCTGTACTTTGGTATTCCGGCAGTAGCAGCCACCCTGGTACAGCTGAACCTGCGGTTGGCCACCCACGACCTCGAATACGTGGTGTCCCACTCAGGTACCGAAACCGTTTTTGTTGACGAATCACTTCTGCCAATTGCGGAGCAACTGGCACCCAAGGTGTACGTCAAGAAGTGGGTCGTCATGACGGACAAGCCGTCATCCGAGATCTCCACAACGCTGGACAATGTTGTCTTCTTTGAAGACCTCATGGCAGAAGCCAGCGAAGAGTATGACTTTGAGTTCGTCGAGGAAAACACCGCCGCATTTGCCGGATACACCACCGGAACCACTGGGCGTCCCAAGGGAATCTTCTACTCCCACCGTTCCGTAGTGCTCCACGCTTTGAACCTGTGCCAGATCCTGTCAGTGACAGAAGCAGACACGGTCATGCCCTGGACGCCTATGTTCCACGTGATGTCGTGGGGCTTCCCACAGTCGGGTGTGGCAGTTGGCGCCAAGATGGTGTTGCCCGGCAAGTTCAGTGCGAACGACATCGCTGAAGTGGCGCCTGCGCTAGTCACCGAACAGGTGACACTTGCCAATGGAGCTCCTGCCATTTTTGCGCCAGTGCTCGAATACTTGAAGACACTGGACAATGTGCCAGACCTGTCGCGACTGCGCCTGGTATCTGGTTCGACGGCGCCTGCTTTGGCCCTCATTAAGGGATTCAAAGAAGTGGCCGGAGCCAATGTCATCCACGCATACGGGGCATCTGAAACCACCCCGCTTGTCACCGCGAACGTGCGTACCAAGCCAGGGTCAACGCTCACCGAAGACGAAGAATGGGACCTCAAGCGCTCGCAAGGTCTTCCAAGCTTGCTTGTAGAAATGAAGATCGTGGACCCAACTGGTGAAGAACTACCGCGGGACGGTAAGTCCGCAGGCGAACTTCTGCTACGCGGACCGTGGATTACCGAAAGCTACTACAAGCTTGACGACAACTCTGATCGCTTCATGGACGGATGGTGGCGTTCGGGTGACGTCGGTGTCATCGAGCCAACAGGACACCTGCGTCTGACCGACCGCCTCAAGGACGTCATCAAGTCTGGTGGGGAATGGATTTCGTCAATCGACATGGAAAACTCCATCCTCGACAACGACAAGGTCCTGGAAGCTGCAGTGATTGGTGTTCCTGACCCCAAATACCAAGAACGCCCAGTAGCGTACGTGGTACCTCGTCCAGGTAGCACCGTTACACAAGACGACGTCTACGCAACCCTGAGCGACCGGTTCGCCAAATGGCAGTTGCCAGACCAAGTGATCATTACAGGAGAACTGCCACGCACCTCGGTCGGAAAGCTGGACAAGAAGCTGCTGCGGGAGCAGTGGAACGGATAA
- a CDS encoding enoyl-CoA hydratase-related protein, giving the protein MSQGVLTDLTDGILTIQFNRPEAMNALHLDAFLALESALADLSPEVQAIIVKGNERAFCSGADVSLMSPGQGSLGMEKITQLMQTYRDVEVPVIAAVSGPAAGIGCSLALMADYVLMSEKSYLMLAFTRIGLMPDGGATALVAASAGRHRALRMALTAEKLPATSALEWGLASEVVAPDLLDTRASEIAATFANSATVALGRTKRAINDATLTELDAALGREATGQDALRETEDYAEGVAAFLEKRPAVFKGVNRA; this is encoded by the coding sequence ATGAGCCAAGGAGTGCTCACCGATCTCACCGACGGTATTCTCACGATTCAGTTCAACCGTCCCGAAGCCATGAACGCGTTGCACCTCGACGCCTTTCTTGCGCTTGAATCCGCACTGGCTGACCTGTCCCCAGAGGTGCAAGCGATCATCGTGAAAGGCAACGAACGCGCTTTCTGTTCCGGCGCTGACGTGAGTCTCATGTCCCCAGGTCAAGGGAGCCTGGGCATGGAAAAAATTACCCAACTCATGCAGACCTACCGCGACGTCGAAGTCCCCGTGATTGCTGCGGTGTCCGGTCCAGCTGCAGGGATCGGGTGCTCCTTGGCCCTCATGGCCGACTACGTTCTCATGAGCGAAAAGTCATACCTCATGCTCGCGTTCACTCGGATCGGACTCATGCCTGACGGTGGGGCAACCGCGTTAGTCGCGGCCAGCGCTGGCCGCCACCGTGCCCTCCGAATGGCGCTGACGGCAGAGAAACTGCCTGCCACCTCGGCGTTGGAATGGGGGCTGGCGTCCGAGGTCGTTGCCCCCGATCTTTTGGATACCCGGGCCAGCGAAATTGCGGCCACATTCGCGAACTCCGCGACCGTCGCGTTGGGACGCACCAAACGTGCCATCAACGACGCGACACTCACTGAACTTGATGCGGCTCTGGGCCGGGAGGCAACAGGGCAAGACGCTCTTCGTGAAACAGAAGACTATGCAGAAGGCGTAGCCGCATTTTTGGAGAAACGACCCGCAGTATTCAAAGGAGTTAACCGTGCTTAA
- a CDS encoding NADPH:quinone oxidoreductase family protein — MKAVQLPELSGPEALQVIDTDIPEPPAGCVVVEVHTAGVTFPELLQTRGMYQTKHQVPFVIGSEGAGTVHAVGKGADFQVGDRVAFITDKGAWAQYAVAPATHTVKLPDEVDFEAAAGMPMNVLTADFALRHRGKLQAGQSVLIHGAAGGLGSALVQVALAMEAEVIAVVSTEEKATIVKELGAQHVVLADGFKDRVKKIKPRGVDLVADPVGGDRFTDSLRCLATYGTLLVLGFTAGGIPEVKVNRLLLNNISVAGVGWGAATVPNPGLIQEQWQTLLPHVKAGKLNPRIHATFPLEDASAALAELDNRTVMGKILLTP; from the coding sequence ATGAAAGCAGTTCAGCTACCAGAACTTTCAGGCCCTGAGGCCCTGCAAGTCATCGACACCGACATCCCGGAACCACCAGCCGGATGCGTCGTCGTTGAAGTACACACGGCCGGTGTGACCTTCCCGGAACTTCTGCAGACCCGCGGCATGTACCAAACGAAACACCAAGTCCCGTTCGTCATCGGCTCCGAAGGTGCAGGAACCGTCCACGCAGTTGGCAAAGGTGCCGACTTCCAGGTGGGCGACCGCGTCGCCTTCATCACCGACAAAGGCGCCTGGGCACAGTACGCAGTAGCCCCCGCAACGCACACCGTGAAACTCCCCGACGAAGTGGACTTCGAAGCAGCCGCCGGAATGCCTATGAACGTTCTCACCGCAGACTTCGCACTGCGCCACCGCGGCAAGCTCCAAGCCGGACAAAGTGTGCTCATCCACGGCGCAGCAGGCGGTTTGGGAAGCGCCCTTGTCCAGGTCGCGCTCGCGATGGAAGCTGAAGTCATCGCAGTCGTCTCAACCGAAGAAAAAGCAACGATCGTCAAAGAACTGGGCGCACAACATGTGGTTCTTGCCGACGGTTTCAAAGACCGCGTAAAAAAGATCAAGCCCCGTGGCGTCGACCTGGTCGCAGACCCTGTGGGCGGTGACCGCTTCACCGACTCACTCCGTTGCCTGGCCACCTACGGAACCCTCCTGGTCCTGGGATTCACCGCCGGTGGAATCCCCGAGGTCAAAGTCAACCGCCTGCTTTTGAACAACATTTCCGTTGCAGGTGTGGGCTGGGGTGCGGCAACCGTGCCTAACCCGGGACTCATTCAGGAACAGTGGCAGACCCTGCTTCCGCACGTGAAAGCCGGAAAACTCAACCCGCGCATCCACGCAACGTTCCCACTTGAAGACGCATCCGCAGCCCTAGCTGAACTGGACAACCGGACAGTCATGGGCAAGATCCTACTCACCCCATAA
- a CDS encoding ornithine cyclodeaminase family protein — MASQEVLHIDSHQVDAALNFTGAVEVLRNTLAEGFDPETDGVRTRSELRGGEFLFMPSQVGEYAGVKVLTATPDNPARGEPLIQGTCLLLDGTTHRTLATIDGVALTNLRTPAVSMAGILPFAHTRNPDGLSLVVFGNGVQAVPHIRAARQNLPITRTSVIVRTPGRGDHVVEEARTHGIEVDQIVAGSSQATGAIQEAGLVVTATSASEPLFDASLINDSACVVAMGSHSPEARELPGELLGRATVMVESMATAKAECGDVIQAVDEGHLTWGDVRTWADSLDADAVTGEAPVVFKSAGMSWEDIVVAAAIYEAVKGERG, encoded by the coding sequence ATGGCGAGTCAGGAAGTTTTGCATATTGATTCTCACCAAGTAGACGCTGCGCTGAACTTTACAGGTGCCGTAGAGGTTCTGCGCAACACCTTGGCGGAAGGCTTTGATCCGGAAACTGATGGCGTGCGAACCCGTAGTGAACTCCGAGGTGGCGAGTTCCTCTTCATGCCCTCCCAAGTGGGCGAGTATGCGGGCGTGAAGGTATTGACTGCCACCCCGGACAACCCGGCTCGCGGCGAACCACTCATCCAAGGAACGTGTCTTCTGCTCGATGGCACCACTCACCGTACGCTCGCAACCATCGACGGAGTTGCGCTCACCAACCTGCGCACGCCGGCGGTATCGATGGCTGGGATTCTCCCATTTGCTCACACGCGCAACCCGGACGGGTTGTCTCTGGTGGTGTTCGGTAACGGTGTGCAGGCGGTGCCACACATTCGCGCTGCTCGCCAGAACCTGCCCATTACCCGCACAAGCGTTATTGTGCGCACCCCCGGCCGAGGCGATCACGTCGTTGAGGAGGCCCGCACACACGGAATCGAAGTCGACCAGATCGTCGCGGGATCCTCGCAGGCGACTGGGGCCATCCAGGAGGCTGGGCTGGTAGTGACTGCCACCTCGGCGTCCGAACCTCTTTTTGACGCCTCCCTGATCAATGACAGTGCTTGTGTTGTGGCGATGGGGTCGCACAGCCCGGAGGCGCGCGAACTTCCGGGCGAACTGCTGGGGCGGGCGACCGTTATGGTGGAAAGCATGGCCACGGCGAAGGCGGAGTGTGGCGACGTCATCCAGGCCGTCGACGAAGGGCACCTGACATGGGGAGACGTCCGCACGTGGGCAGACTCGCTGGATGCAGACGCTGTGACTGGTGAAGCCCCGGTGGTGTTCAAATCGGCCGGTATGTCGTGGGAAGACATCGTGGTCGCGGCAGCGATTTACGAAGCCGTCAAAGGTGAGCGTGGCTGA
- a CDS encoding GNAT family N-acetyltransferase, whose translation MEFNADDVTIVHNDKDRLYSAEYQGASIAFCAYTEDAQARIRDFNHTVTQPEYGGHGLAGKVVRHALDDSISNGFSIQAGCSYVEHFIEKNPEYKEHLA comes from the coding sequence ATGGAGTTCAACGCAGACGACGTAACAATCGTCCACAACGACAAGGACCGTCTTTACAGTGCGGAATACCAGGGCGCATCAATCGCGTTTTGCGCGTACACCGAAGACGCTCAAGCGCGTATCCGCGACTTTAACCACACCGTGACTCAGCCCGAGTACGGTGGTCACGGGCTTGCGGGCAAGGTGGTCCGGCATGCTCTTGACGACTCGATCAGCAACGGGTTCTCAATCCAGGCGGGGTGTTCCTACGTTGAGCACTTCATCGAAAAGAACCCCGAATACAAAGAACACCTGGCTTAA
- a CDS encoding NAD-dependent succinate-semialdehyde dehydrogenase, whose translation MDVQNIIDKVPTGLYINGQWRDAKNGNTFDVENPATGQVIAQVADGTQDDALEAIKVAGDTQNEWAATAPRERSEILRRAYELLMERQDDIAAVMCSEMGKSLTESKGEVAYGAEFFRWFAEEAVRVGGDFTMSTDGKTRLMVSREPVGPCVLVTPWNFPLAMGTRKIGPAIAAGCTMVFKPAKLTPLTSLMLVQALEDAGLPAGVLNVVTSKSASRVVTPWMESGIARKVSFTGSTGVGIGLLEQAAQNVMKSSMELGGNAPFVVCEDADLDAAVEGAMLAKMRNIGEACTAANRFYVHESLAQDFATKMVARMEALKVGNGIEEGVDIGPLVEESARDKVDSLVTDAVAKGAKVATGGKKIDGPGYFYQPTVLTDVPRDADIAVEEIFGPVAPIFTFSNDDEAIEQANSTDFGLAGYIFTQSLDRGLRLSEELQVGMVGLNTGLVSNPAAPFGGVKQSGLGREGSNVGIDEYLEVKYVATPRS comes from the coding sequence ATGGACGTGCAGAACATTATTGACAAGGTACCTACCGGCCTATACATCAACGGGCAGTGGCGTGACGCTAAAAACGGCAACACGTTCGACGTGGAAAACCCTGCCACCGGTCAGGTGATCGCACAGGTTGCTGACGGCACCCAGGACGACGCTCTTGAAGCCATCAAAGTCGCCGGCGACACCCAAAACGAATGGGCCGCAACGGCTCCGCGCGAACGCTCCGAGATCCTGCGTCGCGCATATGAGCTGCTGATGGAACGTCAAGACGACATCGCTGCAGTGATGTGTTCTGAAATGGGTAAGTCGCTCACCGAGTCCAAGGGCGAAGTTGCCTATGGGGCAGAATTCTTCCGCTGGTTCGCCGAGGAAGCCGTGCGCGTTGGTGGCGACTTCACCATGTCCACTGACGGCAAAACACGCCTCATGGTTTCCCGCGAACCCGTTGGACCGTGCGTGCTTGTCACACCGTGGAACTTCCCGTTGGCCATGGGCACCCGCAAGATCGGACCAGCGATCGCTGCCGGATGCACCATGGTGTTCAAGCCCGCCAAGCTCACGCCGCTGACCTCACTTATGTTGGTCCAAGCACTCGAGGACGCTGGTCTTCCCGCCGGTGTGCTCAACGTGGTGACCTCGAAGTCAGCTAGCCGCGTTGTCACCCCGTGGATGGAATCCGGGATTGCTCGCAAAGTGTCCTTTACCGGATCAACCGGTGTGGGGATTGGACTCCTGGAGCAGGCCGCTCAGAACGTCATGAAGTCGTCCATGGAACTGGGCGGGAACGCTCCATTCGTCGTGTGCGAGGACGCCGATCTGGACGCTGCCGTCGAAGGTGCGATGCTTGCGAAAATGCGCAACATTGGTGAAGCGTGCACCGCCGCAAACCGCTTCTACGTCCATGAGTCCCTCGCCCAGGACTTCGCTACGAAGATGGTTGCCCGCATGGAAGCGCTCAAGGTGGGCAACGGCATTGAAGAAGGCGTGGACATTGGGCCATTGGTCGAAGAGTCCGCACGCGACAAGGTCGACAGCCTGGTGACCGACGCTGTTGCCAAGGGCGCGAAAGTCGCAACGGGCGGCAAAAAGATCGACGGCCCCGGCTACTTCTACCAGCCCACAGTTTTGACCGATGTCCCGCGCGACGCTGACATCGCTGTTGAAGAGATCTTTGGCCCGGTGGCCCCGATCTTCACCTTCAGCAACGACGACGAAGCGATTGAGCAGGCCAACTCGACCGACTTTGGACTAGCCGGCTACATTTTCACGCAGTCCCTGGACCGTGGACTGCGCCTGTCCGAGGAACTGCAGGTTGGCATGGTGGGTCTGAACACCGGCCTGGTGTCCAACCCTGCAGCACCGTTCGGAGGTGTCAAACAGTCCGGCCTGGGTCGCGAAGGTTCCAACGTCGGAATCGACGAGTACCTCGAAGTGAAGTACGTGGCCACGCCGCGTAGCTAA
- a CDS encoding GNAT family N-acetyltransferase: MVDWWPSRLVDADLTLRPLERADKRQYVEVRSVNSQWLEPWEATTPGAVGELPTFSRLRKLLNSAGKRGELLPYAIVVDGRFRGQLTVSGISWGSLRSASLGYWIDSRVAGRGYTPRAVALATDFCFFELGLHRMEINIRPENSASLRVVEKLGFRDEGVRKEYMHINGEWADHRTFALLSTEAPEGVLNRYRRNAQSRVSRE, encoded by the coding sequence ATGGTGGATTGGTGGCCGTCTCGGCTGGTCGATGCTGACCTTACTTTGCGTCCGCTTGAGCGAGCGGACAAGCGTCAATATGTGGAGGTTCGGTCCGTCAATTCCCAGTGGTTGGAACCGTGGGAGGCCACCACGCCAGGTGCGGTGGGGGAGTTGCCCACGTTTTCGCGTTTGCGCAAACTGCTGAACAGTGCTGGAAAGCGGGGGGAACTACTTCCGTACGCAATTGTTGTGGACGGCCGTTTCCGAGGTCAGCTCACCGTCAGTGGGATCAGTTGGGGATCGCTGAGGTCGGCGTCCCTGGGGTACTGGATCGACTCACGGGTCGCAGGCAGGGGATATACACCTCGGGCCGTTGCCCTTGCGACAGATTTCTGTTTCTTTGAACTTGGGCTTCACCGCATGGAGATCAACATTCGACCGGAAAACTCAGCCAGCTTGCGCGTTGTCGAAAAACTGGGATTCAGGGACGAAGGCGTGCGCAAGGAGTACATGCACATCAATGGTGAATGGGCAGACCACCGTACGTTTGCGTTGCTTTCCACTGAGGCGCCAGAAGGTGTATTGAACCGGTACCGCAGGAACGCTCAGTCGCGCGTATCACGCGAATAA
- the galU gene encoding UTP--glucose-1-phosphate uridylyltransferase GalU: protein MSNSKSVKKAVIPVAGLGTRFLPATKATPKEMLPVVDKPAIQYVVEEAVNAGIQDVLMVTGRNKRPLEDHFDRVDGLEAALKAKGDDKKLRSVQQASELADIHYVRQGDPLGLGHAVLKGEQHVGDEPFAVLLGDDLIDENNPILPTMMAVQEATGGSVVALMEVPADSINLYGCAAVEDTDVENAVKITDLVEKPAVDEAPSNLAIIGRYVLAPEVFEVLRNTPPGRGNEIQLTDALKTLAEDPNSNGVYGVVFSGDRYDTGDKLSYLKAVVTLAGRRDDLGEDLNAWLTEYVAGLK from the coding sequence ATGAGTAACTCGAAGTCTGTTAAGAAAGCCGTCATTCCCGTTGCTGGTTTGGGAACCCGTTTCCTGCCCGCAACCAAGGCGACTCCAAAGGAAATGCTGCCGGTTGTCGACAAACCGGCCATCCAGTACGTGGTTGAAGAAGCGGTCAACGCCGGTATTCAGGACGTACTCATGGTGACAGGGCGTAACAAACGCCCGCTGGAGGACCACTTTGACCGGGTTGACGGTTTGGAAGCAGCGCTGAAGGCAAAGGGCGACGACAAGAAGTTGCGCTCGGTTCAGCAGGCTTCTGAACTTGCAGACATTCACTACGTGCGCCAGGGTGACCCACTTGGTCTGGGACACGCGGTGCTCAAAGGTGAACAGCACGTGGGTGACGAACCGTTCGCGGTTCTCTTGGGTGATGACCTCATCGATGAAAATAACCCAATCCTGCCCACCATGATGGCGGTGCAGGAAGCGACCGGTGGTTCAGTTGTGGCGCTCATGGAGGTGCCCGCGGACAGCATCAACCTTTACGGGTGCGCGGCCGTGGAAGACACAGACGTTGAGAACGCCGTGAAGATCACTGACCTGGTTGAAAAGCCTGCCGTTGATGAGGCTCCGTCGAACCTGGCAATCATTGGGCGTTATGTTTTGGCTCCCGAGGTGTTCGAAGTCTTGCGTAACACCCCACCCGGCCGTGGAAATGAGATCCAGCTGACTGACGCTCTCAAGACCTTGGCCGAAGACCCCAACTCAAATGGTGTGTACGGCGTGGTCTTCAGCGGAGACCGCTACGACACCGGTGACAAACTCAGCTACCTCAAAGCTGTGGTGACGTTGGCTGGGCGCAGGGACGACCTCGGCGAGGATCTGAACGCGTGGCTGACCGAATACGTTGCGGGTCTTAAGTGA
- a CDS encoding 5-formyltetrahydrofolate cyclo-ligase, with protein sequence MEGSVAHARKKELRQQIRSSREALPADHSARLDLNTQVGALIQSVMREGARPNILAYASIAHEPSIDGALDQARAAGARIFLPVVTAPGEPLMFGEVTSPLCDLAPVGKWGIREPHPTMEAERLVDDLGLALIPGLSFSTQGGRLGNGGGFYDRTFGPQGVAPLGEVSRGGRLFSVGVCFDSEYGAEFPIAPWDLTVDGVVTENGLRTE encoded by the coding sequence ATGGAAGGTTCTGTGGCACACGCCCGTAAGAAAGAGTTGCGTCAACAAATTCGGTCGAGTCGGGAGGCTCTCCCCGCGGATCACTCCGCGCGCTTGGACCTGAACACTCAGGTGGGCGCACTCATTCAATCTGTCATGCGCGAAGGTGCGCGCCCCAATATCTTGGCGTACGCCAGCATTGCCCATGAACCGTCGATTGACGGTGCCCTTGACCAGGCGCGGGCTGCTGGCGCCCGCATATTCCTGCCTGTTGTCACCGCCCCGGGTGAGCCGTTGATGTTTGGGGAGGTGACGAGTCCCTTGTGTGACCTTGCCCCGGTTGGTAAGTGGGGCATTCGCGAGCCACACCCAACTATGGAGGCAGAACGGCTGGTCGACGACCTCGGCCTTGCACTGATTCCTGGACTGAGCTTTTCCACCCAAGGTGGCCGGTTGGGCAACGGTGGCGGGTTTTACGACCGGACGTTTGGGCCGCAGGGAGTGGCACCACTAGGTGAGGTGTCACGGGGTGGGAGGTTGTTCAGCGTAGGCGTGTGTTTTGACTCCGAGTACGGCGCCGAGTTTCCAATCGCCCCATGGGATCTTACGGTTGATGGCGTTGTTACTGAGAACGGGTTGCGCACGGAGTAG